The DNA region TTTTTCATGGTGTTTGCATATTAGTTTACTGGATTGTCCTGCAGACCCGGAAGCCGGCGAAGCCGTTCTGGCTTCCATAAGGATAGTAGGAACGGCGATACGTGATCCGGCAAATACCTGGACCGCTTTCCCATCCTCCTCCACGCAGCAGCCGCATGGAACCGCTGTCGGGCCCGGTTGGATTGTTGCCGGGACTGATGCTATACCAACTGTCGGAAAACCAATCCCAGCACCATTCCCAAACATTACCGCTCATATCGTAAGCGCCGATGCCGTTTGGAGCTTTTGCTCCCATGGGATGCGTGGCAGAGCCAGAATTAAAGGAATACCAGGCCACGGCGTTGATGTCATCAGATCCGGCATAGAGACGATCCGGATCGTTGGTGGCGCCCCTGGCCGCGTACTCCCATTCAGCTTCAGTGGGTAATCTGTAACCGTCGGCGTCCCAGTTGCAAATGGCGGCGTTCCAAGTATCGTTGTTGTAGTTGGGTACCTCTCCCCAGTCATTTGGGTCGGTATATCCGCTGATCGTGTAACAGGGAGTAAGACCCTCTGCCAGACTGCGCAGATTGCAATATTTCAGGGCGTTGTACCAAGTAACATAGTAAACCGGGTGATCATCTCCCAAACCGTGATCATGGGCAGGATTGGAAGCCATTATCGCCTCGTATTCGGCCTGCGTGACCTCGTATTGGCCGATATAGAAAGGGTTCAGGGTAACGCTGTGGGTCGGCAGTTCATTGGCAACCCCACCTCCGAGGGTATTGCCCATGATGAAAGTGCCGCCGGGAACATAGACCATCTGGTCGGGAGCGTCGATGATGGTATAAGTCGCGCTGGCGATCGCGCTGTCTGTCAGGCCCTGTTTGAGAGCTTTTGCTTTGAAGGTGGTTGAAACGGCAATCTGAATAGGGCTGGCGTACACCGTGGAATTTGCGACAGGATCGCTGCCATCTGTAGTG from Candidatus Cloacimonadota bacterium includes:
- a CDS encoding SUMF1/EgtB/PvdO family nonheme iron enzyme, with the translated sequence MNKQLFRVALVLVAVTAIGIFGCCPPTEPDDQTVTTPVFSPVPGTYADPLSVSISSATTGATIVYTTDGSDPVANSTVYASPIQIAVSTTFKAKALKQGLTDSAIASATYTIIDAPDQMVYVPGGTFIMGNTLGGGVANELPTHSVTLNPFYIGQYEVTQAEYEAIMASNPAHDHGLGDDHPVYYVTWYNALKYCNLRSLAEGLTPCYTISGYTDPNDWGEVPNYNNDTWNAAICNWDADGYRLPTEAEWEYAARGATNDPDRLYAGSDDINAVAWYSFNSGSATHPMGAKAPNGIGAYDMSGNVWEWCWDWFSDSWYSISPGNNPTGPDSGSMRLLRGGGWESGPGICRITYRRSYYPYGSQNGFAGFRVCRTIQ